One part of the Raphanus sativus cultivar WK10039 chromosome 7, ASM80110v3, whole genome shotgun sequence genome encodes these proteins:
- the LOC108817354 gene encoding mediator of RNA polymerase II transcription subunit 4, with translation MLQHQIGQSPARLGLTGPGSPSVQNLTPSRHGHPTSSSSSQSHHHQQQIQQPPNLPPSSSAVAASASASAAVSSSALLSLLPPLPRAQALLQQMAVLSSKLFDVSPNRAHWLSAFRGSLPSFLSSQHSHSLPPPPPLENPNPSSTKEILSQFNSLQTQLFEAVTELQEILDLQDAKQKLAREIKSKDSSLLAFANKLKEAERVLDMLVDDYSDYRKPKRTKTVTEDDDDDEESSSTTTVSSQIKLKDILAYAHKISYTTFAPPEFGAGQAPLRGALPPAPQDEQMRASQLYAFADLDIGLPKTVENIEKKVEALIEPPPPPPDLSAIQGLLPPNIAVPSGWKPGMPVELPKDWRLPPPPPGWKPGDPVVLPPDLVPPPRAQEQQQQMRPPQGHLRPPDVIHVREVQLDILEDDSSEYSSEESSDDEE, from the coding sequence ATGCTACAGCATCAGATCGGTCAATCTCCGGCGAGATTAGGGTTAACAGGCCCTGGTTCTCCATCCGTACAAAACCTAACGCCTTCTCGTCATGGCCATCCaacctcttcttcatcctccCAATCTCACCACCACCAACAACAGATCCAACAACCTCCTAACCTACCACCTTCCTCCTCCGCCGTAGCCGCCTCGGCCTCAGCTTCAGCGGCTGTCTCCTCGTCCGCTTTGCTGTCGCTCCTTCCACCATTACCCCGAGCGCAGGCTCTTCTCCAGCAGATGGCGGTTTTATCGTCCAAGCTCTTCGACGTCTCTCCCAATCGCGCGCACTGGCTCTCCGCTTTCCGCGGCTCTCTCCCTTCGTTCCTCTCCTCGCAGCACTCGCACTCGCTACCGCCGCCTCCGCCGCTCGAAAACCCTAATCCTTCCTCCACCAAGGAGATCCTCTCTCAGTTCAATTCCCTCCAGACGCAGCTCTTCGAAGCCGTCACGGAGCTCCAAGAGATCCTCGATCTCCAGGACGCCAAGCAGAAGCTCGCGCGTGAGATCAAATCCAAAGATTCGTCTCTTCTCGCCTTCGCCAACAAGCTCAAGGAAGCAGAACGCGTTCTCGATATGCTCGTCGACGATTACTCCGATTACCGCAAACCAAAACGAACCAAAACTGTAACTGAAGACGATGACGATGACGAAGAGTCTTCTTCTACCACCACAGTGTCTTCTCAGATCAAGCTAAAGGACATCTTAGCTTACGCTCACAAGATCAGCTACACAACGTTTGCTCCTCCGGAGTTCGGTGCAGGGCAAGCTCCTCTCCGTGGTGCATTACCACCAGCTCCACAAGACGAGCAGATGAGAGCTTCTCAGCTCTACGCCTTCGCTGATCTCGACATCGGTCTACCGAAAACAGTTGAGAACATCGAGAAGAAGGTTGAAGCACTCATTGAGCCGCCACCACCTCCTCCAGATCTCTCTGCAATTCAGGGCCTGCTTCCACCGAATATCGCAGTTCCTTCGGGATGGAAACCGGGAATGCCTGTGGAACTGCCGAAAGACTGGCGTTTGCCACCTCCACCTCCTGGGTGGAAACCAGGAGACCCTGTTGTGTTACCGCCTGATTTGGTTCCTCCGCCTAGAGCCCAGGAGCAGCAGCAACAAATGCGGCCTCCTCAGGGACATCTCAGGCCGCCTGACGTCATACATGTCCGAGAGGTTCAGCTTGACATTTTGGAGGATGATAGCAGTGAATACAGCAGCGAGGAGAGTTCAGACGACGAGGAATAA
- the LOC108817355 gene encoding 60S ribosomal protein L4-1: protein MPRSQTLFPSKTMAAAAARPLVSVQGLEGDMTTDQSTTICLPDVMTAPVRPDIVSFVHAQISNNSRQPYAVSKRAGHQTSAESWGTGRAVSRIPRVPGGGTHRAGQAAFGNMCRGGRMFAPTKITRRWHRRVNVNMKRHAIVSAIAATAVPSLVTARGHKIENVPEMPLVVSDSAEAVEKTSAAIKVLKQIGAYDDAEKAKDSIGIRSGVGKMRNRRYVCRKGPLVVYGTEGAKIVKAFRNITGVELCHVERLNLLKLAPGGHLGRFVIWTKSAFEKLESIYGSFEKPSEMKKGYVLPRAKMVNADLARIINSDEVQSVVKPIKKDAKRAVLKKNPLKNLNVMLKLNPYAKTAKRMSLLAEAQRVKSKKEKLEKKRKPVTKEEAQAIKAAGKAWYKTMISDSDYTEFDNFTKWLGASQ from the exons ATGCCTCGATCCCAAACCCTCTTTCCCTCCAAAACAATGGCAGCCGCCGCCGCACGCCCTCTAGTCTCCGTCCAAGGACTCGAAGGTGACATGACCACCGACCAATCCACCACCATCTGTCTACCGGACGTCATGACCGCACCCGTGAGGCCAGACATCGTCAGCTTCGTCCACGCTCAGATCTCCAACAACAGCCGTCAGCCTTACGCCGTCTCCAAACGCGCCGGTCACCAGACCTCCGCCGAGTCCTGGGGAACCGGACGCGCCGTGTCCCGTATCCCTCGTGTTCCCGGTGGTGGAACCCACCGCGCAGGTCAAGCGGCCTTCGGAAACATGTGTCGCGGTGGTCGGATGTTCGCTCCGACTAAGATCACGAGACGCTGGCACCGTCGCGTCAACGTCAACATGAAGAGGCACGCGATCGTCTCGGCCATCGCCGCGACAGCTGTTCCTTCTCTCGTGACGGCTCGTGGTCACAAGATCGAGAACGTTCCCGAGATGCCTCTCGTCGTTAGCGATTCTGCTGAGGCCGTGGAGAAGACTTCCGCTGCGATCAAGGTTTTGAAGCAGATCGGTGCTTACGATGACGCCGAGAAGGCCAAGGACAGTATCGGGATTAGGTCTGGTGTTGGTAAGATGAGGAACCGTCGTTACGTTTGTCGGAAAGGTCCTCTCGTTGTGTACGGAACTGAAGGAGCTAAGATTGTGAAAGCGTTTAGGAACATTACTGGTGTTGAGCTTTGTCATGTGGAGAGGCTTAACTTGTTGAAGTTAGCTCCTGGTGGTCATCTCGGGAGGTTTGTGATCTGGACTAAGTCTGCTTTTGAGAAGCTTGAGTCTATCTATGGTTCGTTTGAGAAGCCGTCTGAGATGAAGAAGGGTTATGTTTTGCCTCGTGCGAAGATGGTGAACGCTGATCTTGCTAGGATTATCAACTCCGATGAGGTTCAGAGCGTGGTTAAGCCGATTAAGAAGGATGCGAAGAGAGCTGTGCTTAAGAAGAACCCGTTGAAGAACCTTAATGTTATGCTTAAGTTGAATCCGTATGCTAAGACGGCAAAGAGGATGTCTTTGTTGGCTGAAGCGCAGAGGGTAAAGTCTAAGAAGGAGAAGCTcgagaagaagaggaaacccGTCACTAAG GAGGAGGCACAAGCTATTAAAGCTGCAGGCAAGGCGTGGTACAAGACTATGATCTCAGACAGTGATTACACAGAGTTTGATAACTTCACCAAGTGGCTTGGAGCCAGTCAGTAG
- the LOC108817356 gene encoding uncharacterized protein LOC108817356, with protein sequence METIVHKSMIAGVQSVMPVEVTQQRQVRSISVGDPVGAGIFRRTLNIVTYYKQAGDRGERGWLVAGWIKESLGRALTEQPMLCGRLRRRRKKTGEEDGLEVVANDSGVRLVEARFPAGLPEFFEMVKRDKNRAEAETVFWRDIDEVDPQFSPLFYVQVTNFESGGYSIGISCSILIADLLIETEFLTKWAKIQTSLAHSYTTVKPIFYLPPVKRDKFTNELARPVSVLDRGETLVIRAKTCSKTPLACMKKSVKATEDVFLFCKEQSGGENNTNERHGMKVEIHSKEEAIGDCDCGHDLEETDVGVSFDVSLAFEDKFEFNSCWVGSVAKGVVLIVLSTLGDTKSPVKFIVSSPKNATH encoded by the exons ATGGAAACAATAGTCCACAAGTCGATGATTGCCGGAGTGCAGAGCGTCATGCCGGTGGAAGTGACGCAACAACGTCAAGTCCGTTCCATATCCGTCGGAGATCCCGTCGGAGCAGGAATATTCCGGCGAACACTAAACATAGTTACGTACTACAAGCAAGCCGGTGATCGTGGTGAGAGAGGGTGGTTAGTCGCCGGTTGGATAAAGGAGTCGTTAGGGAGAGCCTTGACCGAGCAGCCGATGCTTTGTGGTAGACTGCggcggaggaggaagaagacgggAGAGGAAGATGGTCTGGAGGTGGTGGCCAACGACAGTGGGGTTAGGCTGGTGGAGGCTAGGTTTCCGGCAGGTTTGCCGGAGTTTTTTGAAATGGTGAAGAGAGACAAAAACAGAGCTGAAGCAGAGACTGTCTTCTGGAGAGACATTGATGAAGTTGATCCTCAATTCTCTCCGTTGTTCTATGTTCAG GTGACTAATTTTGAGAGTGGTGGATACTCAATTGGGATAAGCTGCAGCATCCTAATAGCTGATCTCCTCATTGAGACAGAGTTCTTGACCAAATGGGCTAAAATCCAAACTTCTCTAGCTCATTCTTACACAACAGTCAAACCAATCTTCTACCTCCCACCAGTCAAAAGAGATAAATTTACCAATGAACTTGCTAGGCCAGTCTCGGTTCTTGACCGCGGTGAAACCCTTGTTATCCGGGCCAAAACATGCTCGAAAACGCCACTAGCATGCATGAAAAAATCCGTTAAAGCGACTGAGGATGTATTCTTGTTCTGCAAGGAACAAAGCGGTGGCGAAAATAATACTAATGAACGTCATGGTATGAAGGTAGAGATACATTCGAAAGAGGAAGCGATTGGCGACTGCGACTGTGGTCACGATCTGGAGGAGACAGATGTTGGAGTATCATTTGATGTGAGTTTAGCGTTCGAGGACAAGTTTGAATTCAATTCATGCTGGGTTGGGTCTGTAGCAAAAGGGGTTGTGCTTATCGTCCTATCTACTTTGGGAGATACCAAGTCGCCGGTCAAATTTATTGTTTCATCGCCAAAAAATGCGACTCATTAA